GCGGTTGTTGGTGCTGGTTACCCACTGGCAAAACTGCTCCCAGGCGCCACCGCTTTGCTGGCGTTCTAGGGTCGTCGTCATATCTCGATGAGTCCTTGAGCGCTACAATCTAACGCTAGTTCTAACCTTAATAACTGCTGTTAAGCGCTGTAAAGGCAACAGCAATTGCAATCGCTTCTTTAACCGATAAGTTTAGCTAATTACTTAGCGGCCAAGCTGGGCGCGTTAAGGGGAAAACGAAGCTGCTGCTGACGCATTCCAGGACTCGCCGCGCTCGAGTTGGGCGAGCCGGTTGCGCTCGTCCACAAACGCCACGGTGGGGGCATGGCGCTCGAGCTCTTCGGGGCTAAACTGCGCGTAGGCCATCACCAGCAAGCGATCACCCACCGTGCCCCAGCGGGCAGCGGCCCCGTTGAGTTCGACCGCACCCGATTCGGCGGCGGCCGGAATGGCGTAGGTTAGCAAGCGCGCGCCGTTGTTGCAGTTCAATACCTGCACTTGCTCGTTGGGCTGGATGCCCGTGGCTTGCAGCAACGCTCGATCGATGCTGATGCTGCCCCGGTAATCCAGATTGGCAGCGGTTAGGGTGCAGTCGTGAATTTTGGCAAGCAGCAGGGTGCGTTGCATGGCCAGTGC
This genomic stretch from Cyanobacteria bacterium QS_8_64_29 harbors:
- a CDS encoding aspartate 1-decarboxylase; its protein translation is MQRTLLLAKIHDCTLTAANLDYRGSISIDRALLQATGIQPNEQVQVLNCNNGARLLTYAIPAAAESGAVELNGAAARWGTVGDRLLVMAYAQFSPEELERHAPTVAFVDERNRLAQLERGESWNASAAASFSP